The Flavobacterium jumunjinense genome includes a region encoding these proteins:
- a CDS encoding glycosyltransferase family 2 protein, whose product MKLSVALITYNHEKYIREALDSILMQITDFDFEIIIGDDFSTDTTPNICCEYASKYPNVKYESYKPNGGISSNWIKTISRCKGDYIALLEGDDFWTSSDKLQMQVDFLDTNKQYVFCYHGFDIKYQDNSRVYNNFRNKLNAEKKQIKFQDSMQICYTQTLTVVFRKGSYNLHLLEGLSVCDRYFYQLLLLNSSGFYLDNIMGSYRIHSSQVTFVQKKSDKSKFIDNIVFWERLLYLEISRPQRDILYLSLTKSYFNIYVHHSEGIFNNYLKRGLLFYIKSFWSKENVKNRVTLLAILLFIKEKNIK is encoded by the coding sequence ATGAAACTATCAGTAGCCTTAATAACCTATAACCACGAGAAATATATTAGAGAGGCTTTGGATAGCATTCTAATGCAAATAACTGATTTTGATTTCGAAATTATAATAGGTGATGATTTTAGTACAGATACAACACCAAATATTTGTTGTGAATATGCATCAAAATATCCAAATGTTAAATATGAGAGTTATAAACCTAATGGAGGGATTTCTTCTAATTGGATAAAAACAATATCAAGGTGTAAAGGTGATTACATCGCACTATTAGAAGGCGATGATTTTTGGACAAGTAGTGATAAGCTACAGATGCAAGTTGATTTCTTAGATACGAATAAACAATATGTTTTTTGCTACCACGGTTTTGATATTAAATATCAAGATAATAGTAGGGTTTATAATAATTTCCGTAATAAATTAAATGCTGAAAAAAAACAGATTAAATTTCAAGACTCAATGCAAATTTGTTATACACAGACGCTAACGGTAGTTTTTAGAAAAGGTTCTTATAATTTACATTTATTAGAAGGGTTAAGTGTTTGTGATCGTTATTTTTACCAGCTATTGTTGTTAAATTCTAGTGGTTTCTATTTAGATAATATAATGGGTTCTTATCGTATTCATTCTTCTCAAGTAACATTTGTTCAGAAAAAAAGTGACAAGTCAAAATTTATAGACAATATAGTTTTTTGGGAAAGATTATTATACCTTGAAATTTCAAGACCTCAAAGGGATATTTTGTACCTTTCCTTAACAAAAAGTTATTTTAATATTTACGTTCATCATTCTGAAGGTATATTTAATAATTATTTAAAGAGGGGGTTGCTTTTTTATATAAAATCTTTTTGGTCAAAAGAAAACGTAAAAAACAGAGTAACATTACTGGCAATTCTCCTGTTTATAAAGGAAAAAAATATAAAATAA
- a CDS encoding glycosyltransferase family 2 protein: MHNPLVSIIIPTYNRAHLIGETLDSILSQTYTNWECIIVDDGSVDNSAEVIGNYVRKDKRFQFHHRPKDRLRGGNAARNYGFELSKGEYINWFDSDDIMLSNKLQKNIDAFLKNPKLEMCFSKAGFFQEDKNSILHFTKVKTNDIFRDYVLKNIAITCLTPLWKKDFLYKTKLFNEETIRGQDFEFYCDVFYDNNLVYKVLDCSLVAVRVHQNSITGNFNNLDYAKILSYINVTTQILIKISQLNDSVFYRQYVKILYNHIFKYISAKQYAVALKQSKLILKYSKSNFFYFLKNYLIISLIIVLKGKGYHKLKKFIE; encoded by the coding sequence ATGCATAACCCTTTAGTATCCATAATAATTCCTACTTACAATCGTGCACATTTAATTGGTGAGACGCTAGATTCTATTTTGTCACAAACCTATACAAATTGGGAATGTATTATTGTAGACGATGGCTCAGTCGATAATTCGGCAGAAGTAATAGGTAATTATGTAAGGAAAGATAAACGTTTTCAGTTCCATCATAGACCAAAAGATAGATTAAGAGGAGGTAATGCTGCTCGAAATTATGGTTTTGAACTAAGCAAAGGCGAATATATAAATTGGTTTGATAGCGACGATATTATGCTTTCAAATAAATTACAAAAAAACATTGACGCGTTTTTAAAAAACCCTAAACTAGAAATGTGCTTTAGTAAAGCAGGTTTTTTTCAAGAAGATAAAAACAGCATTCTACATTTTACAAAGGTTAAAACTAATGATATATTTAGAGATTACGTGTTAAAAAACATAGCTATTACTTGTCTAACCCCCCTTTGGAAAAAAGATTTTCTTTATAAAACGAAATTGTTTAATGAAGAAACCATAAGAGGACAAGATTTTGAGTTTTACTGTGATGTTTTTTATGATAACAACTTGGTTTATAAGGTATTAGATTGTTCGTTGGTAGCGGTAAGAGTTCATCAAAATTCAATAACGGGTAATTTTAATAATCTAGATTATGCCAAAATACTATCATACATAAATGTTACTACCCAAATTTTAATAAAAATAAGCCAACTTAACGATTCGGTTTTTTACAGGCAGTATGTAAAAATTTTATACAATCATATTTTTAAGTATATTAGTGCAAAACAATATGCAGTTGCATTAAAACAATCTAAACTTATATTAAAATATTCTAAATCAAATTTTTTTTATTTTTTAAAAAACTATCTAATTATTAGTTTAATAATTGTTCTAAAAGGTAAAGGATATCACAAACTAAAGAAATTTATAGAATAA
- a CDS encoding TDP-N-acetylfucosamine:lipid II N-acetylfucosaminyltransferase produces the protein MFTKKIIHIFNDDKFIDPAITLFEAVIPNVSEYFILKSKKDAFQFITSPLVKRLDFEDEVEMAQFYKTIDSNTNRVLFLHALDKIKQEIVLNTSSEIIKVWFIWGFDLYSNWKLLRKNIYESKTKKYLQIKRSLKEKIIFNDLSFFVFKNKTFFKKILPSKVITILENRFATPYYKAIHLIDVVVPVIPDEFLLVKNIGIHPKFAPFTYGCIEDLLKEKINESVLGRPNILIGNSADPSNNHLEIFIKLSKLDLGERKIYVPLSYSGNAAYKEFVLEQGKIILGNNFVPLLDFMTLAAYNEILLSCGTLIFNHVRQQGVGNIISMGYLGAKLFLNKKSPVYSFYKKEGMCIHSIDDLNNASLQVEAIQKNEVNRSILFNLYSREKVHFKIKELIKVINSIDKRDA, from the coding sequence ATGTTTACCAAAAAAATCATACATATTTTTAATGACGATAAGTTTATAGACCCAGCTATTACACTTTTTGAAGCAGTAATTCCTAACGTTTCAGAATATTTTATTTTAAAAAGCAAAAAGGATGCCTTTCAATTTATTACCTCCCCATTAGTTAAAAGATTAGATTTTGAAGATGAAGTGGAAATGGCTCAATTTTACAAAACCATTGATTCTAATACTAATCGAGTACTTTTTTTACATGCCTTGGACAAAATAAAACAAGAAATTGTTTTAAATACATCAAGTGAAATAATCAAAGTATGGTTTATTTGGGGGTTTGACTTATATAGTAATTGGAAATTATTACGGAAAAATATTTATGAATCTAAAACCAAAAAATACCTTCAAATTAAAAGAAGTTTAAAAGAGAAAATTATTTTTAATGATTTATCGTTTTTTGTTTTTAAAAATAAAACGTTTTTTAAAAAGATACTACCTTCAAAAGTTATTACGATTTTAGAAAACAGATTTGCTACTCCTTATTATAAAGCCATTCATTTAATTGATGTAGTAGTGCCTGTAATACCAGATGAATTCTTACTGGTAAAAAATATTGGTATTCATCCTAAATTTGCACCTTTTACCTATGGCTGTATAGAAGATTTATTAAAAGAAAAAATAAACGAAAGTGTTTTAGGAAGACCTAATATATTAATAGGAAACTCAGCAGATCCATCAAACAATCATTTAGAAATTTTTATAAAGTTATCAAAATTAGATTTAGGAGAGCGAAAAATATATGTTCCGTTAAGTTATAGTGGTAATGCTGCCTATAAAGAATTTGTACTCGAACAAGGAAAAATAATATTAGGTAACAATTTTGTTCCATTATTAGATTTTATGACCTTAGCAGCCTATAATGAAATTTTGTTGAGTTGTGGCACTTTAATTTTTAACCATGTAAGGCAACAAGGTGTGGGTAATATTATTAGTATGGGCTATTTAGGAGCCAAATTATTTTTAAATAAAAAAAGCCCTGTCTATTCGTTTTATAAAAAAGAAGGAATGTGCATTCATTCAATTGATGATTTAAATAATGCTTCATTACAAGTAGAAGCAATACAAAAAAATGAAGTTAATAGATCTATTTTATTTAATTTATATTCAAGAGAAAAAGTACATTTCAAAATAAAAGAATTAATAAAAGTAATAAATAGTATTGACAAACGAGATGCATAA
- a CDS encoding acetyltransferase, which produces MLIVGAKGFAKEVLEVCYQLKKVDELAFFDDVNADVPDFLYNQFPVLKSIEAAKKYFQTTSSQFTIGIGNPVLRKKMYDKFTAIGGEFTSVVSPLASIGHFGNTINYGCNIMTGTVITNDVVLGKGTLINLNCTIGHDSSIGDFVEMSPGVHVSGNCKIGNYSNIGTNATILPKVTVGKNVTVGAGSVVTKDVPDNCLVVGVPAVIKKQLPEIEF; this is translated from the coding sequence ATGTTAATAGTAGGCGCTAAAGGATTTGCTAAAGAAGTATTAGAAGTATGTTATCAGCTGAAAAAAGTAGATGAATTAGCTTTTTTTGATGATGTGAATGCTGATGTTCCTGATTTTTTATATAATCAATTTCCAGTTTTAAAATCTATAGAAGCAGCAAAAAAATATTTTCAAACTACTTCCAGTCAATTTACTATTGGAATAGGTAATCCGGTTTTACGAAAAAAAATGTACGATAAATTCACTGCAATAGGTGGAGAGTTTACAAGTGTAGTAAGTCCACTTGCTAGTATTGGACATTTTGGAAACACAATAAATTACGGTTGTAATATTATGACTGGAACAGTCATTACAAATGATGTTGTTCTTGGTAAAGGTACTTTGATTAATTTAAATTGTACTATTGGACACGATTCTAGTATTGGCGATTTTGTAGAAATGTCTCCAGGTGTTCATGTTTCAGGTAATTGTAAAATAGGTAATTATTCAAATATTGGAACGAACGCCACCATTTTACCAAAAGTAACAGTAGGTAAAAATGTAACAGTTGGTGCTGGTTCTGTGGTAACAAAGGATGTGCCTGATAATTGTTTAGTAGTAGGTGTTCCTGCTGTAATAAAAAAACAGCTTCCAGAAATTGAATTTTAA
- a CDS encoding DegT/DnrJ/EryC1/StrS family aminotransferase, with translation MINVTKTFFPPLEEYQLQLQRIWDNQWLTNRGELSLELEDKLKKYLNLNHILITNNGTIPLQIALKLLGNGGEIITTPFSYVATTAVIVWENCTPVFVDIHPEYLTIDETKIEAAITDKTTAILATHVFGNPCHVMVIEAIAKKHNLKVIYDAAHCFGVTYKNESIFRYGDVSTCSFHATKLFHTGEGGALFAKDTTLQQQLFYSHNFGHNGPEAFHGLGINAKISELQAAMGLSVFPYMEKIISERKKVVDFYNAHLDFSKLQTLKIRENTQWNYSYYPIILNSEEQLLKVQKVLNGANIFPRRYFYPSLNTIDFVKGTPMPISESIASRVLCLPLYVGLEKSDLEQIVHLINTNIC, from the coding sequence ATGATTAACGTAACTAAAACTTTTTTTCCACCACTAGAAGAATATCAATTGCAATTGCAACGCATTTGGGATAACCAATGGCTAACCAATCGCGGTGAATTATCTTTAGAATTAGAAGATAAATTAAAAAAGTACCTGAACCTTAATCATATTTTAATTACCAATAATGGAACGATTCCTTTGCAAATTGCTTTAAAATTATTAGGTAATGGAGGCGAAATTATTACTACGCCCTTTAGTTATGTAGCTACAACAGCTGTCATTGTGTGGGAAAATTGTACACCTGTTTTTGTAGACATTCATCCCGAATATTTAACCATAGACGAAACCAAAATTGAAGCAGCAATTACGGATAAAACAACAGCAATATTAGCTACACATGTTTTTGGAAATCCTTGTCATGTTATGGTTATTGAGGCTATTGCAAAAAAGCACAATTTAAAAGTAATATATGATGCAGCGCATTGTTTTGGCGTGACCTATAAAAACGAATCTATTTTTAGGTATGGCGATGTAAGTACTTGTAGTTTTCATGCTACTAAATTATTTCATACTGGCGAAGGTGGTGCTTTGTTTGCAAAAGATACTACTTTACAACAACAACTTTTTTATAGTCACAATTTTGGTCATAACGGTCCCGAAGCTTTTCACGGCTTAGGTATTAATGCCAAAATATCTGAATTGCAAGCCGCAATGGGATTGTCTGTTTTTCCTTATATGGAAAAAATTATTTCCGAACGTAAAAAAGTAGTAGATTTTTATAATGCACATTTAGACTTTTCTAAGCTGCAAACTTTAAAAATTAGAGAAAATACTCAATGGAATTATAGTTATTATCCCATAATTTTAAATAGTGAAGAACAGCTTTTAAAAGTGCAAAAAGTGCTGAATGGAGCCAATATTTTTCCTCGTCGTTATTTTTACCCTTCTTTAAATACTATAGATTTTGTGAAAGGAACACCAATGCCAATTTCTGAAAGTATTGCTTCAAGAGTATTGTGTTTGCCGTTATATGTTGGATTAGAAAAAAGCGATTTAGAACAAATAGTACACTTAATAAATACTAATATATGTTAA
- a CDS encoding acyltransferase — translation MKKILIKLGVLKKTSKSAALNKNEVQYKIGNVKHHNSIIDGLIPQLVEIGDDFVSAPGSMILAHDASTYLHTKKHRVEKTIIGNKVFLGAYAVVLPGVTIGDGAIIGSGAIVTKNVEPYTVVAGNPARFISTVNDYIKKCEERGVLFETPSFFSKLFDGEKYTPDDREQFQKSYLDSIKNKSK, via the coding sequence TTGAAAAAAATATTGATTAAGTTAGGAGTTTTAAAAAAAACTTCTAAATCGGCCGCATTGAATAAAAATGAAGTTCAATATAAAATTGGAAATGTAAAACATCATAATAGTATTATTGATGGACTAATTCCGCAATTGGTTGAAATAGGTGATGACTTTGTTTCTGCACCAGGATCAATGATTTTAGCGCATGATGCTTCAACTTATTTACACACGAAGAAACATAGGGTAGAAAAAACAATAATCGGTAATAAAGTTTTTTTAGGTGCATACGCGGTTGTTCTACCGGGTGTTACGATTGGTGATGGAGCTATAATAGGTAGTGGTGCAATTGTTACTAAAAATGTTGAACCTTACACTGTTGTTGCTGGAAACCCTGCAAGATTTATTAGTACGGTTAATGATTATATTAAAAAATGCGAAGAGAGAGGAGTTTTGTTTGAAACGCCTTCTTTTTTTTCTAAATTATTTGATGGAGAAAAATATACTCCAGATGATAGAGAACAATTTCAAAAAAGTTATTTGGATTCTATAAAAAACAAAAGCAAATAA
- a CDS encoding ABC transporter ATP-binding protein — MDKNKIILKAENISKQYRLGTVGTGTLSHDLNRFWCRIIGKEDPYLKVGEVNDRSAKGSSEYVWALKDINFEVEAGEVLGIIGKNGAGKSTLLKILSKVTAPTTGSIKSRGRIASLLEVGTGFNPELTGRENIYLNGAILGMTKKEITSKINEIIEFSGCERYIDTPTKRYSSGMTVRLAFAVAAFLEPEILVVDEVLAVGDAEFQKKAIGKMQDISREGGRTVLFVSHNMAAVKSLCTRGIVLENGCVSFEGISEEAIDFYLENQRTASEDLKYRNDREGNQFLKFNTITIENSKGKKVDQVFVGEEIKIRLQFERKVDFDLSKLILSIIIYDLQENIMCSFPSDEMGCKFDNIINNEIVLKIPFFGLRANSYTISLYSYLETTRKENAIDIINNAYDFEVITEDFYNSGKPLRSYNCAFLKANFE; from the coding sequence ATGGATAAAAATAAAATTATACTAAAAGCCGAAAATATATCTAAACAGTATCGTTTAGGAACAGTTGGTACAGGAACTTTATCTCACGATTTAAATCGTTTTTGGTGTAGAATTATAGGGAAAGAAGATCCTTATTTGAAAGTTGGGGAAGTTAATGATAGAAGTGCCAAAGGGAGTAGTGAATATGTTTGGGCACTTAAGGATATTAATTTTGAAGTTGAAGCAGGAGAAGTATTAGGGATTATTGGTAAAAATGGCGCAGGGAAATCAACCTTGTTGAAAATACTATCAAAAGTAACGGCACCAACAACAGGAAGTATAAAATCGAGAGGAAGAATAGCGTCTCTACTAGAAGTGGGTACAGGTTTTAATCCAGAATTAACAGGTAGAGAAAATATTTATTTAAACGGGGCGATTTTAGGCATGACCAAAAAAGAAATCACTTCTAAAATTAACGAAATAATTGAATTTAGTGGTTGCGAACGCTATATTGATACACCAACAAAACGATATAGTAGCGGAATGACGGTTCGTTTGGCTTTTGCAGTAGCGGCATTTTTAGAACCTGAAATTTTGGTGGTAGATGAGGTTTTGGCTGTGGGCGATGCTGAGTTTCAAAAAAAAGCCATTGGTAAAATGCAAGATATTTCTCGTGAAGGTGGAAGAACTGTGCTTTTTGTAAGCCATAATATGGCGGCGGTGAAGAGTTTGTGTACAAGAGGGATTGTTTTGGAAAATGGTTGCGTAAGTTTTGAAGGTATAAGTGAAGAGGCTATTGACTTTTATTTAGAAAATCAAAGAACAGCTTCAGAAGATTTAAAGTATAGAAATGATAGGGAAGGAAATCAGTTTTTAAAATTTAATACAATCACAATAGAAAATTCTAAAGGAAAGAAGGTAGATCAAGTTTTTGTAGGTGAGGAAATTAAGATAAGATTGCAATTTGAAAGGAAAGTGGATTTTGATTTAAGTAAACTTATTTTAAGTATTATTATTTATGACCTTCAAGAGAATATAATGTGTTCCTTTCCGTCAGATGAAATGGGATGTAAATTTGATAATATAATAAATAATGAAATTGTTTTAAAAATTCCTTTTTTTGGACTTAGAGCAAATAGTTATACTATATCATTATATTCTTATTTAGAAACAACAAGAAAGGAAAATGCAATAGATATTATTAACAATGCTTATGACTTTGAAGTTATTACAGAAGATTTTTATAATTCAGGGAAACCACTAAGAAGTTACAACTGTGCATTTTTAAAAGCAAATTTTGAATAA
- a CDS encoding ABC transporter permease: MRAPSMNKSENIEEDWLFEIKPKNEFFSLNLKEVWRYRDLLMLFVKRDIVTVYKQTILGPLWYLIQPLFTSIIFTIIFNNVAGIKTGETPSFLYNLAGVIVWSYFTSCLNDTSDTFKKNASIFGKVYFPRIIVPMSIVVSNLLKFGIQFLIFIGFYVYYIVTGKFTFQLDLSILLFPFLVLIMGVLGLGLGMIISSLVTKYRDLSFLVTFGVQLLMYVSAVMYPMALIKEKLPNFGWLIEYNPLAYVIEASRHLLLNEATVATGGLIYTGVFTILIFIAGLLIFNSTEKKFIDTV, encoded by the coding sequence ATGAGAGCCCCATCTATGAATAAATCGGAAAACATTGAAGAAGATTGGTTGTTTGAAATAAAGCCTAAAAATGAATTCTTTTCACTAAACTTAAAAGAAGTTTGGAGGTATAGAGATTTATTAATGCTTTTTGTTAAAAGAGATATCGTAACAGTTTATAAACAAACAATATTAGGTCCTTTGTGGTACTTAATTCAGCCACTATTTACTTCCATTATTTTTACTATAATATTTAATAATGTTGCAGGAATAAAAACAGGAGAAACTCCTTCGTTTTTATATAATTTAGCAGGAGTAATAGTGTGGAGCTATTTTACATCTTGTCTGAATGATACATCAGATACGTTTAAAAAAAACGCATCCATTTTCGGAAAAGTATATTTTCCAAGAATAATAGTTCCAATGTCAATTGTAGTGTCTAATTTGTTAAAATTTGGAATACAATTTCTAATTTTTATTGGGTTTTATGTCTATTATATTGTTACAGGTAAATTTACATTTCAATTAGACTTATCAATACTCCTTTTTCCTTTTCTAGTCCTTATTATGGGGGTGCTGGGGTTAGGACTAGGAATGATAATTTCATCATTAGTAACAAAATATAGAGATTTAAGTTTTCTAGTAACTTTCGGGGTACAGCTTTTAATGTATGTTTCTGCTGTAATGTACCCTATGGCTTTAATAAAAGAAAAGCTACCCAATTTTGGATGGTTGATTGAATATAACCCCTTAGCCTATGTAATTGAAGCATCTAGACATCTGCTTTTAAATGAAGCTACCGTAGCTACTGGAGGATTAATTTATACAGGAGTTTTTACTATACTTATATTCATTGCAGGATTATTAATATTCAATAGTACAGAGAAAAAATTTATTGATACTGTATAA
- a CDS encoding tyrosine-protein phosphatase, which yields MFSFLKTKPKLSELIPNNYVDIHSHILPGIDDGARTTEDSKFLMNAMIGFGFKKAIATPHTIKNVWDNSKQTIIDTKNELSSSLITESKLLNLECASEYFMDENFVKQFNNEKLLTLKDNYVLVEMSYLNEPIQLYDILFELQLQGYKPVLAHPERYSFFHANFSSYEKLKKAGCYFQMNLLSSVGYYGKEVAHTAEKLLSNNLIDFVGSDIHHKKHIASFENKLIIKATKKFEEAIDRNTFFN from the coding sequence ATGTTTTCATTTCTTAAAACAAAACCTAAACTTTCTGAGCTTATTCCAAATAATTATGTTGATATACACTCACATATACTTCCTGGAATAGATGATGGTGCAAGAACAACTGAAGATTCAAAATTTTTAATGAATGCCATGATTGGTTTCGGTTTTAAAAAGGCAATTGCAACTCCACATACTATTAAGAATGTTTGGGATAATTCAAAACAAACAATAATCGACACCAAAAACGAACTATCAAGTAGTTTAATTACAGAAAGTAAATTATTAAATTTAGAATGTGCTTCAGAATATTTTATGGATGAAAATTTTGTAAAACAATTTAATAATGAAAAATTACTCACACTAAAAGACAATTATGTATTAGTCGAAATGTCTTATTTGAATGAACCTATTCAATTATATGACATTTTATTTGAATTACAACTTCAAGGTTACAAACCTGTACTAGCACATCCAGAAAGGTATTCTTTTTTTCATGCTAATTTTTCTTCTTATGAAAAATTAAAAAAAGCGGGTTGTTACTTTCAAATGAACTTACTTTCTAGTGTTGGTTATTATGGAAAAGAAGTGGCTCATACTGCAGAAAAATTACTTTCAAATAATTTGATTGATTTTGTAGGTTCTGATATTCATCATAAAAAGCACATTGCGTCTTTTGAGAATAAGTTAATCATAAAGGCAACTAAAAAGTTTGAAGAAGCAATTGACCGAAACACTTTTTTTAATTAA
- a CDS encoding DegT/DnrJ/EryC1/StrS family aminotransferase produces MQQEKIWLSPPHMGKNEQKFIAEAFADNFIAPLGKNLDEFEEDLESYLEQGVNVAVLNSGTAAIHLGLIILGVKAGDEVICQSLTFSASVNPVVYLGAKPIFIDSEIETWNMCPVALEQAILDGIERGKKPKVIIVVHLYGMPFKVNEVSAISEKYNIPILEDSAEALGSLFDGQKCGSFGTISVLSFNGNKIITTSGGGALVSKSKKIKNEAIFLATQAKDNAPHYQHSQIGYNYRMSNICAGIGRGQMEVLDSHVLARREIHVFYKTLFKNISTVLLLEEPDNRFTSNHWLSVVLLDDYEKREALRLEFDKVNIETRPVWKPMHLQPVFKKERYFGNKIAENIFERGLCLPSGSNLLEKDKKRIANVIKAFFN; encoded by the coding sequence TTGCAACAAGAGAAAATTTGGTTATCTCCACCTCACATGGGGAAAAATGAACAAAAGTTTATTGCTGAAGCTTTTGCAGATAATTTTATAGCACCATTAGGGAAAAATTTAGATGAATTTGAAGAAGATTTGGAAAGCTATTTAGAACAAGGCGTTAATGTTGCAGTTTTAAATTCAGGTACTGCAGCAATTCATTTAGGTTTAATTATATTAGGAGTAAAAGCTGGAGATGAAGTGATTTGCCAAAGTTTAACTTTTTCAGCATCAGTAAATCCTGTAGTATATTTAGGGGCAAAACCAATTTTTATAGATAGTGAAATTGAAACATGGAATATGTGTCCTGTTGCCCTAGAACAAGCTATTTTAGATGGGATTGAACGTGGTAAAAAACCTAAAGTAATTATTGTTGTTCATTTGTATGGAATGCCTTTTAAAGTAAATGAAGTTTCTGCTATTTCAGAAAAATATAATATTCCTATTTTAGAAGATAGTGCAGAGGCATTGGGGAGTTTGTTTGATGGGCAAAAATGTGGAAGCTTTGGAACTATTTCTGTTTTGTCGTTTAATGGAAATAAAATAATAACAACTTCTGGAGGAGGAGCTTTGGTTTCTAAATCTAAAAAAATAAAGAATGAAGCTATTTTTTTAGCTACTCAGGCAAAAGATAACGCTCCTCATTATCAGCATTCTCAAATAGGATATAATTATAGAATGAGTAATATTTGTGCTGGAATTGGTAGAGGCCAAATGGAAGTGCTAGATTCACATGTTTTAGCTAGACGAGAAATACATGTTTTTTATAAAACACTATTTAAAAATATAAGCACAGTTTTGTTGCTTGAAGAGCCTGATAATAGGTTTACTTCAAATCATTGGCTAAGTGTAGTTTTATTAGATGATTATGAGAAAAGAGAAGCATTGCGCTTAGAGTTTGATAAAGTAAATATAGAAACAAGACCAGTTTGGAAACCGATGCATTTGCAACCAGTTTTCAAAAAAGAACGTTATTTTGGAAATAAAATTGCTGAAAATATTTTTGAAAGAGGTTTGTGTTTACCTTCAGGTTCTAATTTATTAGAAAAGGATAAAAAACGGATTGCAAACGTAATTAAAGCATTTTTTAATTAA
- a CDS encoding sugar transferase produces the protein MYEKWIKRIIDVMFSLLGLFFLFPFFLFLTFFLFFVFKANPFFIQPRVGKNKKIFKIYKFKTMTSEKGSDGFLLSDKQRLTSVGEFLRKTSLDEIPQLLNVLLGDMSIVGPRPLLTDYMYLYSEFQDKRHLVQPGITGCVQVKGRNALSWDKRFELDVYYVENISFGLDIKIILKTIKVIFEKETLSDDIPIEPFS, from the coding sequence ATGTATGAGAAATGGATCAAAAGGATAATTGACGTTATGTTTTCCTTATTAGGTCTGTTTTTTTTATTTCCCTTTTTTTTGTTTTTAACTTTTTTTTTGTTTTTTGTTTTTAAAGCGAATCCTTTTTTTATTCAACCTAGAGTAGGGAAAAATAAAAAAATATTTAAGATTTATAAATTTAAAACAATGACAAGTGAAAAAGGTAGCGATGGTTTTTTGCTATCTGATAAACAGAGGTTAACTTCGGTAGGAGAATTTCTTAGAAAAACATCTTTAGATGAAATACCACAGTTGCTTAATGTTTTATTAGGAGATATGAGTATTGTTGGTCCAAGACCATTGTTAACAGACTATATGTATTTATATTCAGAATTTCAAGATAAAAGACATTTGGTGCAACCAGGAATCACTGGTTGTGTACAAGTGAAAGGTAGAAACGCATTAAGCTGGGATAAAAGATTTGAACTAGATGTGTATTATGTTGAAAACATTTCCTTTGGATTAGATATTAAAATAATACTCAAAACAATTAAAGTTATATTTGAAAAAGAAACTTTAAGCGACGATATTCCAATAGAACCTTTTAGTTAA